A part of Thermococcus sp. SY098 genomic DNA contains:
- a CDS encoding adenylyltransferase/cytidyltransferase family protein has protein sequence MSTEREKKIRVLVGGVFDILHVGHIHFLSQAKQLGDELIVIVAHDETVVKRKGRPPINSMHERAEVLKALKMVDEVYIGEPDGISFELVKKINPDVVALGPDQDFKCEELKRQLRQHGINAEVIRIPYLYKSDVAKTSRIIKRIVEIFCE, from the coding sequence ATGAGTACGGAGAGAGAAAAGAAGATAAGAGTCCTCGTCGGGGGAGTTTTTGATATTCTTCATGTTGGGCATATCCATTTTTTGAGTCAAGCAAAGCAGCTTGGAGATGAACTCATTGTGATAGTGGCACATGATGAAACTGTCGTTAAGAGGAAAGGAAGACCTCCAATAAACTCGATGCACGAAAGGGCTGAAGTTTTGAAAGCCTTAAAGATGGTGGATGAGGTTTACATTGGGGAGCCTGATGGGATAAGTTTTGAGCTCGTGAAGAAGATAAACCCGGACGTTGTAGCTTTGGGGCCTGATCAGGATTTTAAATGTGAAGAGCTTAAAAGACAACTGAGGCAGCACGGCATAAATGCGGAGGTTATAAGAATTCCCTATCTCTACAAAAGTGACGTCGCAAAAACAAGCAGAATAATAAAGAGGATAGTGGAAATATTCTGTGAGTGA
- a CDS encoding ParA family protein yields MAKVISIANQKGGVGKTTITMNLGFALANMGRKVLLVDIDPQFNLTFGLIGMEVLNYEDNNVGTLMTRESRVEDSIVEIRENLHLIPSHLNLSAKEIEIINAYNRERRLEKALKSVLPEYDYVLIDNPPSMGIFLVNSLTTSDYVLIPLELSYFGVIGMQLMFNLMKMIKEETNENLTLLGLIPNKFTRQTKVPATRLKELKETYPNAPLLTTIPKSVALEKAQSQGVSIFEFEGDGRAAKAFLKLAKEVIALVEGER; encoded by the coding sequence ATGGCAAAAGTCATTAGTATAGCCAATCAAAAAGGTGGAGTCGGAAAAACAACAATAACAATGAATCTTGGCTTTGCTCTCGCGAATATGGGCAGAAAGGTTCTCTTAGTCGATATAGACCCACAATTTAACTTGACTTTTGGATTAATAGGGATGGAGGTTCTTAACTATGAGGACAACAACGTTGGGACATTAATGACAAGGGAAAGCAGAGTTGAGGATTCCATAGTTGAAATCAGAGAAAATCTGCATTTGATACCCTCTCACCTGAATCTCTCTGCCAAAGAGATTGAGATAATTAATGCATACAATCGTGAAAGGCGCTTAGAAAAAGCCTTGAAATCAGTCCTCCCAGAGTACGATTATGTTTTAATTGACAACCCACCAAGTATGGGGATATTCCTTGTAAACTCACTCACAACTTCAGATTATGTTTTGATTCCCCTTGAGCTTAGCTATTTTGGAGTTATCGGGATGCAGCTTATGTTCAACCTTATGAAAATGATTAAAGAGGAGACCAACGAGAACCTTACACTTCTTGGATTGATTCCCAATAAATTCACAAGACAGACAAAAGTCCCAGCTACACGGCTGAAAGAGTTAAAAGAGACGTATCCAAATGCTCCATTGCTGACAACCATACCTAAGTCAGTTGCTCTTGAAAAAGCTCAATCTCAAGGGGTCAGCATATTTGAATTCGAGGGTGATGGGAGAGCAGCGAAAGCGTTTTTAAAGCTTGCAAAAGAGGTGATTGCTCTTGTCGAAGGAGAAAGGTAA
- a CDS encoding RNA-binding protein, translating to MLKIKHPLSKKEIKEIIREMSSIFGEEVAKKLINKKDDVQIAEFDKTTQILFVNGKPMFIKRQNLVFPLVIALYELSNEEDLRKWKRRVVVDEGAVPFILKGADVMAPGIVDVDEEIEEGDFVFVVEENYGRPLAIGIALMSGREMKEKNRGKAVKVIHHAKDKIWELTVRP from the coding sequence ATGCTGAAGATTAAGCATCCTTTAAGCAAGAAGGAAATTAAAGAGATAATACGGGAGATGAGTTCAATTTTTGGGGAGGAAGTTGCTAAGAAGCTGATAAATAAAAAAGATGATGTTCAAATTGCAGAATTTGATAAAACCACCCAAATACTTTTTGTAAATGGGAAGCCAATGTTTATAAAACGTCAGAACTTGGTATTTCCGCTTGTAATTGCCCTATATGAGCTGTCCAATGAGGAAGACTTGAGGAAATGGAAGCGAAGAGTTGTTGTTGATGAAGGTGCTGTCCCGTTCATCCTAAAAGGTGCCGATGTAATGGCTCCCGGAATAGTTGATGTCGATGAAGAGATAGAAGAAGGCGATTTTGTATTTGTTGTTGAAGAAAATTATGGGAGACCCCTTGCCATTGGAATTGCGTTGATGAGCGGCAGAGAGATGAAAGAAAAAAACAGGGGAAAAGCCGTAAAGGTAATCCACCACGCAAAGGACAAAATCTGGGAGCTGACGGTGAGACCATGA
- a CDS encoding MFS transporter: MNRWRSVILNTIVMTAGFGTLTMMSVAKPDVIAHFGISSDAFDLQHIAYVFGLFVAFLLGHTRIYEGSFKRSVAIALSWAAVPQLLIPYAPNWYVVVFLRFIQGFVVTLVPLFSTQIARYFVAERPFAKGIILSGIFWGGVFGSMSAKYLIHAFGWKGGFLVTVLIMYAVLLIWWLFTEDFEIIHERGEAKINVWKLKFTWVLGFTFFPALWVIFTIVGFSASIAYDMGWTKAHVATLSTNLNISKAIWSIVFGYIGYLLSRKNPTSRGLFRAIVQVMVISYMLSFVGLIVYAKAMLSGNYTIALAAVWLVGTIQGTGPAFWTSAPATYPKSVYPRASFALGLISNTANIVAPSITDLLARHSVGLAFGELAFMPLVGILTLIAVSRMKMPVEEFGE; the protein is encoded by the coding sequence ATGAATCGCTGGAGGTCTGTAATCCTGAATACAATTGTCATGACCGCTGGATTTGGAACGCTCACCATGATGAGCGTCGCTAAGCCAGATGTGATTGCCCATTTTGGAATCAGCAGCGATGCCTTTGATCTGCAACACATAGCCTATGTTTTTGGTCTTTTTGTCGCATTTCTTTTGGGGCACACAAGAATTTATGAAGGGAGCTTTAAGAGGAGCGTTGCAATAGCCCTAAGCTGGGCTGCAGTTCCGCAACTGCTCATTCCTTACGCTCCAAACTGGTATGTTGTAGTTTTCTTAAGATTCATCCAAGGTTTCGTGGTTACTCTCGTTCCACTCTTCAGCACTCAGATAGCAAGGTACTTTGTTGCTGAAAGACCATTTGCAAAGGGTATAATCCTCTCTGGAATCTTCTGGGGCGGTGTTTTTGGCTCAATGAGTGCTAAATATTTAATCCATGCATTTGGATGGAAGGGTGGCTTTTTAGTTACAGTCCTCATAATGTACGCAGTTCTACTGATATGGTGGCTCTTTACAGAGGACTTTGAAATAATCCATGAAAGGGGAGAAGCAAAGATAAACGTCTGGAAACTCAAGTTTACCTGGGTTTTGGGATTCACGTTCTTCCCGGCTTTGTGGGTAATCTTCACGATTGTTGGCTTCTCGGCATCAATCGCCTATGACATGGGCTGGACAAAGGCTCATGTAGCAACACTCAGCACGAACCTCAATATTTCAAAAGCGATTTGGTCAATTGTATTTGGATACATAGGATATCTGCTTTCAAGGAAGAATCCAACCTCAAGAGGTCTATTTAGGGCCATTGTCCAGGTTATGGTAATATCATATATGTTATCTTTTGTGGGACTGATTGTCTACGCCAAAGCAATGCTCAGCGGAAACTATACTATTGCTTTAGCGGCAGTCTGGCTTGTTGGAACAATTCAAGGAACGGGTCCAGCATTCTGGACATCAGCACCGGCAACATATCCAAAGAGTGTTTATCCAAGGGCTTCATTCGCATTGGGGCTTATTTCAAACACGGCAAACATAGTAGCACCTTCAATTACGGATCTACTGGCAAGGCATAGCGTTGGATTGGCATTTGGTGAACTGGCATTCATGCCCCTGGTGGGTATACTAACATTGATTGCGGTTTCAAGAATGAAGATGCCCGTGGAGGAGTTCGGAGAATGA
- a CDS encoding DUF4443 domain-containing protein — MSWKRGAYPEFTLEDAVATLFLLKTPRGRKQISEGLDLGEGSVRTLLKKLAKLELIESKQKGHYLNEKGLNVLSQILTLFSEPAEVEKVENMPTYAVLVKNPPQFKSIELRDEAIRYFAKGAMILVYKAGEIVFPEDERPLKETLPKLAEDLKKLSPKEGDLIVVTWAENRADAIKSAIHVALTLKKNELPREILEVGK; from the coding sequence ATGAGCTGGAAAAGAGGAGCTTATCCTGAGTTTACCCTTGAAGATGCAGTTGCAACACTTTTTCTATTAAAGACTCCGAGGGGAAGAAAACAGATTTCTGAGGGTCTTGATCTCGGTGAAGGAAGCGTTAGAACTCTTTTGAAGAAGCTTGCAAAGCTTGAATTAATTGAGTCAAAACAAAAAGGGCATTATTTGAATGAAAAAGGTCTTAATGTTCTGTCCCAAATACTAACTTTGTTCTCTGAGCCGGCTGAAGTTGAAAAAGTTGAAAACATGCCCACTTATGCTGTCCTTGTTAAGAACCCACCCCAATTTAAAAGCATAGAACTCAGAGACGAAGCTATTCGCTATTTTGCCAAAGGTGCTATGATTTTGGTTTACAAAGCGGGTGAAATTGTATTCCCCGAAGATGAAAGGCCATTAAAGGAAACTCTCCCCAAGCTTGCTGAAGACTTAAAAAAACTTAGTCCAAAAGAGGGGGATCTGATCGTTGTTACATGGGCTGAAAATAGAGCAGATGCAATTAAAAGCGCAATTCATGTTGCATTAACACTTAAAAAGAATGAACTCCCCAGGGAAATCCTTGAGGTGGGCAAATGA
- a CDS encoding 5-formyltetrahydrofolate cyclo-ligase: MDIDGIRAEIREKIWRLLEETGEAMPPKPIRGRIPNFRGAEIAAKKLSSLEEWKKAEVVKINPDSPQRPVRVQALKEGKLLIMPTPRIKRGFLLINPSLIPKSYYSFASTIRGAFKFGKLLPTLRDIEKEIPKIDLVVEGSVAVDRNCNRLGKGEGYGDIEWGILSLLGKVDKNTPIATTVSEIQIVKNIPKKPHDLPLNIIVTPKRVIRCNRCDKPFGIIPESLKKEKINEIPLLDELIRLGYFKVR, translated from the coding sequence ATGGATATAGATGGTATTAGAGCTGAAATTAGGGAGAAAATCTGGAGACTGCTGGAGGAAACTGGAGAAGCAATGCCACCAAAACCAATTCGAGGGAGGATACCCAACTTTAGAGGTGCCGAAATTGCTGCAAAAAAGTTATCTTCACTTGAGGAGTGGAAAAAAGCTGAGGTCGTTAAGATAAATCCTGACAGTCCACAGAGACCAGTAAGGGTGCAAGCACTGAAGGAGGGAAAACTGCTCATCATGCCAACTCCAAGGATAAAGAGAGGGTTCCTCCTTATAAATCCAAGTTTAATTCCTAAGAGTTACTACTCTTTTGCTTCCACAATTAGAGGCGCTTTTAAATTTGGAAAACTGCTACCCACTCTAAGGGACATTGAAAAAGAAATTCCAAAAATTGATCTTGTGGTTGAAGGCAGCGTTGCCGTTGATAGAAACTGCAACAGGCTGGGAAAGGGAGAGGGGTATGGGGACATAGAGTGGGGGATTCTTTCTCTACTGGGCAAAGTGGATAAGAACACCCCAATTGCAACAACGGTGTCTGAGATCCAGATAGTGAAGAATATTCCAAAGAAGCCCCATGATCTTCCACTTAACATAATTGTGACTCCAAAGAGAGTTATAAGATGTAACCGATGCGATAAGCCATTTGGAATAATTCCGGAAAGTTTGAAAAAAGAGAAAATCAATGAGATACCTCTGCTTGATGAACTGATAAGACTCGGCTACTTCAAAGTAAGATGA
- a CDS encoding aminotransferase class I/II-fold pyridoxal phosphate-dependent enzyme: MRYKRHRYFIAERVNLIQRSKIRELFEKARKIENVISLGIGEPDFDTPDNIKEAAKRALDEGWTHYTPNAGIPELRQAISEYYKERYNLGVPTDNIIVTAGAYEATYLAFETLLERGDEVIIPDPAFVCYAEDAKLAEAGIVRLPLREENGFQPDPDELLELITKRTRMIVINYPNNPTGATIDEKTAKAIADIAEDYNLYILSDEPYEHFLYEGAKHYPMLKYAPDNTILANSFSKTFAMTGWRLGFAIAPKDIIKDMIKLHAYVIGNVSSFVQVAGIEALRSPKSWEAVEKMRREYAERRKIVLDAIKEMPYISAFEPKGAFYIFANIKETGMTSEEFSEWLLEKAKVVVIPGTAFGKNGEGYVRISYATKKEKLIEAMKRMKKALEEL; this comes from the coding sequence ATGCGTTATAAGAGACACAGATATTTTATAGCGGAGCGTGTCAACTTAATTCAACGCTCAAAGATCAGAGAGCTTTTTGAAAAAGCAAGAAAAATAGAAAATGTAATTTCTCTTGGAATTGGAGAACCTGACTTTGACACACCAGATAATATTAAGGAAGCCGCAAAGAGGGCATTAGATGAAGGATGGACTCATTACACTCCAAACGCTGGAATCCCAGAGCTTAGACAAGCCATAAGTGAATATTACAAAGAAAGATACAACTTAGGTGTTCCAACTGACAACATTATAGTAACTGCTGGTGCTTATGAAGCAACTTATCTGGCATTTGAGACGCTTCTTGAAAGAGGCGATGAGGTCATAATCCCAGATCCTGCGTTTGTCTGTTACGCTGAAGATGCTAAGCTTGCCGAGGCGGGAATAGTAAGGCTTCCATTAAGAGAGGAAAATGGTTTTCAGCCTGATCCAGACGAGCTTTTGGAGCTCATAACAAAGAGGACAAGGATGATCGTGATTAACTATCCCAACAATCCAACTGGTGCTACAATAGATGAAAAAACCGCAAAAGCTATTGCGGATATTGCTGAAGACTATAATCTCTACATCCTCAGCGATGAACCTTATGAGCACTTTCTTTATGAGGGTGCAAAGCACTACCCAATGCTTAAATATGCCCCGGACAATACGATTTTGGCAAATAGCTTCTCCAAAACATTTGCAATGACCGGCTGGCGTTTGGGCTTTGCAATCGCACCAAAGGACATTATTAAGGACATGATAAAGCTCCATGCATATGTTATCGGAAACGTTTCATCCTTTGTTCAGGTTGCAGGAATTGAAGCTCTAAGGAGTCCAAAGAGCTGGGAAGCTGTTGAGAAGATGAGACGAGAATATGCTGAGAGAAGAAAGATAGTTCTCGATGCAATTAAAGAGATGCCCTATATTTCTGCATTCGAACCTAAAGGTGCATTTTACATCTTTGCCAACATAAAAGAAACTGGAATGACAAGTGAGGAGTTCAGTGAATGGCTTTTGGAGAAAGCTAAGGTAGTTGTAATCCCGGGAACGGCGTTTGGAAAGAATGGAGAAGGATACGTACGGATAAGCTATGCAACAAAGAAAGAAAAGCTCATTGAAGCTATGAAAAGGATGAAGAAAGCTTTGGAAGAGCTTTGA
- a CDS encoding TMEM165/GDT1 family protein has protein sequence MKEVLYVFVAIFLAELGDKTQLATIAFASKYGWAKAFTGAILGLALVNLIGAFVGEKIGEALPVEMIHKGAGVLFIIFGLLMFFGKI, from the coding sequence ATGAAAGAAGTGCTCTATGTCTTTGTTGCAATATTCCTTGCCGAGCTTGGTGATAAAACACAGTTGGCTACAATCGCATTTGCATCAAAATATGGATGGGCCAAAGCTTTTACCGGCGCTATTTTGGGACTCGCTCTGGTGAATTTGATAGGTGCTTTTGTTGGTGAAAAAATTGGAGAAGCTCTACCCGTGGAGATGATCCACAAAGGAGCAGGAGTGCTGTTTATTATATTTGGCTTGCTGATGTTCTTTGGAAAAATTTAG
- a CDS encoding leucine/methionine racemase, which produces MKRDEIIFRYLKVFPKAARVTYAPIVGVKAENAKVWDIEGREYIDFLSDAAVQNVGHNNNRVVKAIKEQTDKLVHFTFIYGFPVEPLLLAEKLVEISPIKSAKVVLGLSGSDANDGAIKFARAYTGRRTLLGYLGSYYGATYGAMSITGLDFEIRALVGELSDIHYIPFPDCYRCPFGQERKRCHFECISYLEYKFEREVYAEGVAALFAEPIQGDAGMIVPPDDYFRKLKKILDEYGILLVVDEVQSGLGRTGKWFAIEHFGVTPDIITIAKPLGGGLPISAIIGREEIMESLPALGHTFTLSGNPVTSRAALAVIEEIEEKNLLKRAEELGEYTMRRLKKMQKEHELIGDVRGKGLMIGIDLVKNRETKERAFDEAKKVVWRAYELGLILAFLHGNVLRIQPPLTIEKELLDEGLDKLEQAIEDVENGKVDDKVLKIVQGW; this is translated from the coding sequence ATGAAAAGAGACGAGATTATCTTTCGATATTTAAAAGTGTTTCCAAAAGCAGCCCGTGTTACCTATGCCCCCATTGTTGGTGTTAAAGCGGAAAACGCCAAAGTTTGGGACATTGAAGGAAGAGAATACATAGACTTTCTCTCTGATGCTGCCGTCCAAAACGTCGGGCATAACAACAATCGGGTTGTAAAAGCTATAAAAGAGCAGACGGACAAATTGGTTCACTTCACATTCATCTATGGTTTTCCTGTAGAACCCCTTTTGTTGGCGGAGAAACTTGTTGAGATCTCACCAATAAAAAGTGCTAAAGTCGTCTTGGGATTGAGTGGCAGTGATGCAAATGATGGTGCAATAAAGTTTGCAAGAGCATACACAGGGAGGAGGACACTCCTGGGATATTTAGGAAGCTATTACGGGGCAACGTATGGTGCTATGAGCATAACTGGGCTTGATTTTGAAATTAGGGCACTGGTTGGTGAGCTAAGTGATATCCACTACATCCCATTTCCTGACTGTTACAGATGTCCCTTCGGACAGGAGAGAAAAAGATGTCACTTTGAGTGCATATCCTACCTTGAATATAAATTTGAACGTGAAGTGTATGCAGAAGGGGTCGCTGCTTTGTTTGCTGAGCCTATCCAGGGAGATGCTGGGATGATAGTCCCGCCTGATGACTATTTTAGAAAGCTGAAGAAAATTCTTGACGAATACGGAATTCTCTTAGTTGTTGACGAAGTTCAAAGCGGGTTAGGAAGGACAGGAAAATGGTTTGCAATTGAGCACTTTGGAGTTACACCAGACATAATAACTATTGCAAAACCTTTGGGTGGAGGATTGCCAATAAGCGCTATCATTGGACGAGAAGAGATCATGGAGTCTTTACCGGCTTTGGGGCATACGTTTACACTCAGTGGGAACCCAGTAACAAGCAGAGCAGCTTTAGCAGTTATTGAAGAAATTGAAGAAAAGAATTTGCTCAAAAGAGCTGAAGAGCTTGGAGAGTACACCATGAGAAGACTCAAAAAAATGCAGAAAGAGCATGAACTTATTGGTGATGTCAGGGGAAAAGGTCTGATGATTGGTATAGATTTAGTGAAAAACAGAGAAACAAAGGAAAGGGCTTTCGATGAGGCTAAGAAAGTGGTTTGGAGAGCTTATGAGCTTGGTCTAATATTGGCTTTTCTCCATGGGAATGTCCTCAGAATCCAGCCACCTTTGACGATAGAGAAGGAGCTTCTGGATGAGGGCTTGGATAAACTGGAACAAGCAATTGAAGACGTTGAAAACGGGAAAGTTGATGACAAAGTTTTGAAAATAGTGCAGGGCTGGTGA
- the cgi121 gene encoding KEOPS complex subunit Cgi121 yields MKVVKLGKHEIAISKIVLGDVSWIFEELGDNMQIANVECWEQLVFATILALKSFERGTNKAKTVKGEILLRLAGTLQIGEAIKKVGAKEGENFIVAFGQNARKTLEDFLKKNSLKEIHFVDCDVEKVKRLFEQAAIVEAL; encoded by the coding sequence TTGAAGGTAGTAAAATTGGGCAAGCATGAAATCGCAATTAGTAAAATTGTGCTCGGAGATGTTTCGTGGATCTTTGAAGAGCTTGGTGATAATATGCAAATAGCAAATGTTGAATGCTGGGAACAACTCGTGTTCGCTACTATCTTGGCGTTAAAGTCATTTGAGCGGGGAACAAATAAAGCAAAAACAGTGAAGGGGGAAATTCTTCTCAGGCTTGCAGGGACTCTGCAAATTGGAGAAGCAATAAAAAAAGTTGGAGCCAAAGAGGGTGAAAACTTCATTGTGGCTTTTGGTCAAAATGCCCGGAAGACCCTTGAAGACTTTCTTAAAAAGAACTCACTAAAGGAGATTCACTTTGTTGACTGTGACGTGGAAAAGGTGAAGAGGCTTTTTGAACAGGCAGCCATAGTTGAGGCTCTTTGA
- a CDS encoding Hsp20/alpha crystallin family protein gives MVRRVRRWDIWDPFDIMREIQEEIDSIFNEFFRGPRLWSYRRWSEPEYFEERIEGVWREPFVDIFDNGNEFIITAELPGVRKEDIKVRVTDDAVYIEAQVRREKELEREGAIRVERYYSGYRRVIRLPEEVIPEKAKAKYNNGVLEIRIPKKHPTKKEGEGFEVKVE, from the coding sequence ATGGTGAGAAGGGTGAGAAGGTGGGACATCTGGGATCCGTTTGACATAATGAGAGAGATTCAGGAGGAAATTGACAGCATCTTCAACGAGTTCTTCAGAGGCCCAAGGCTCTGGAGCTACAGAAGATGGAGCGAGCCAGAGTATTTTGAGGAGAGAATTGAAGGGGTCTGGAGAGAGCCGTTCGTTGACATCTTTGACAACGGCAACGAGTTCATAATCACAGCTGAGCTCCCAGGTGTAAGGAAAGAAGACATTAAGGTTAGGGTAACTGATGACGCTGTCTATATTGAAGCTCAAGTAAGGAGAGAGAAGGAACTTGAGAGAGAAGGGGCAATAAGGGTTGAAAGGTACTACAGCGGTTACAGAAGAGTCATCAGACTTCCAGAGGAAGTTATTCCGGAGAAAGCAAAAGCAAAGTACAACAACGGCGTCCTTGAGATCAGGATTCCAAAGAAGCACCCAACAAAGAAGGAAGGAGAAGGATTTGAGGTTAAAGTGGAGTGA
- the pyrF gene encoding orotidine-5'-phosphate decarboxylase: MIILALDVYERKRALKIAEETKDYLWAIKINWPLILGSGVGIIGELKEKTGLPVIADLKVADIPNTNKLIAKKVFDNGADYIIVHGFVGRDSVRAVMEEGNTIIVVEMSHPGAEEFMQPITDRLIEMANELRPFGVIAPGTKPERIRYIREKLDGDIKIFTPGIGAQGGKAKEALKAGADYIIVGRAIYNADNPREAVKSLWGELNAED; encoded by the coding sequence ATGATTATCTTGGCATTGGACGTTTATGAGAGAAAGAGGGCATTGAAAATAGCAGAGGAAACTAAGGACTACCTTTGGGCGATAAAGATCAACTGGCCTCTCATTCTTGGAAGCGGGGTTGGAATAATCGGGGAGCTAAAAGAGAAAACGGGCTTACCGGTTATAGCTGACTTAAAAGTTGCTGATATTCCAAATACAAACAAACTCATTGCAAAGAAAGTTTTTGATAATGGAGCAGATTATATAATTGTTCATGGCTTTGTTGGAAGGGACAGTGTCAGGGCGGTTATGGAGGAGGGCAATACGATTATCGTTGTGGAGATGAGCCATCCTGGAGCTGAGGAATTCATGCAGCCGATTACTGACAGACTTATAGAAATGGCAAATGAGCTTAGGCCTTTTGGAGTTATAGCTCCCGGGACGAAGCCTGAAAGAATAAGATACATCAGAGAAAAGCTTGATGGGGATATAAAAATCTTCACTCCGGGAATAGGTGCTCAGGGTGGGAAAGCTAAAGAAGCTTTAAAAGCTGGTGCTGACTACATAATTGTTGGGAGAGCAATTTATAATGCTGATAATCCGAGAGAAGCTGTTAAAAGCCTTTGGGGTGAGCTGAATGCTGAAGATTAA
- the ftsZ gene encoding cell division protein FtsZ yields MVWKLLEQAGINLDFDENTKEKFGEYEENLEGLIKIAIIGVGGSGNNTITRLYELGVQGAELIAMNTDAQHLARTKAHKKILLGKNITHGKGSGGDPRIGYLAAEASAQEIAEVVRDVDLVFITAGMGNGTGTGAAPVVARIIKEVARNNGRYQEPLVVSVVTFPFSTEGTRRIEKAKAGIQALLQYSDTVVIIENDKLLELVPNLPLSAAFRFADEIIARMVKGITETIKLPSIVNIDFADVYSVMKNGGAALIGIGESDSKNRAVDAVVNALNNKMLEVEFGSGEAALIHFTVGPDVKLGEVHEAMKIVYEKLGTKSEIKWGAMIDEDLGKTVRAMVIMTGVNSPHILSGEVNALQDSNRILMPTDTLRMITKDTKLERIFERTMKSEKSKPPVNEDVERIFRDIYQF; encoded by the coding sequence ATGGTGTGGAAACTCTTGGAACAGGCGGGTATTAACTTGGACTTTGATGAAAACACAAAAGAAAAATTTGGGGAATATGAGGAAAACTTAGAGGGTCTGATTAAGATTGCAATCATTGGAGTTGGAGGTTCTGGGAACAATACCATAACACGACTCTATGAGCTTGGTGTCCAAGGTGCAGAATTAATTGCGATGAATACCGATGCCCAACACTTGGCGAGAACTAAAGCTCATAAAAAAATCCTTCTCGGGAAGAACATAACTCACGGCAAGGGTTCTGGTGGAGATCCAAGAATAGGATACTTAGCAGCTGAAGCAAGTGCCCAAGAAATTGCCGAGGTAGTTAGGGATGTTGATTTGGTCTTCATAACAGCTGGAATGGGTAATGGTACTGGAACTGGAGCCGCACCAGTTGTTGCAAGGATAATCAAAGAGGTAGCAAGAAACAATGGACGATATCAAGAACCGCTTGTTGTGAGTGTTGTAACATTTCCATTCTCAACTGAAGGAACAAGAAGAATAGAGAAGGCAAAAGCAGGTATACAAGCTTTGCTCCAGTATTCGGATACTGTGGTAATAATTGAAAATGATAAGCTTTTGGAACTCGTTCCAAATCTGCCACTCTCGGCTGCATTTAGATTTGCGGATGAGATTATAGCGAGAATGGTCAAGGGCATAACGGAAACAATAAAGCTCCCTTCTATAGTCAATATAGATTTTGCTGACGTCTACAGCGTCATGAAGAATGGTGGCGCTGCTTTGATAGGTATAGGCGAGAGCGACTCAAAGAACAGGGCTGTTGATGCTGTAGTTAACGCTCTTAACAACAAAATGCTTGAAGTTGAGTTCGGAAGCGGCGAAGCGGCATTAATTCACTTTACGGTTGGCCCAGATGTAAAGCTTGGTGAAGTCCATGAGGCAATGAAGATAGTTTATGAGAAGTTAGGTACGAAGTCAGAGATAAAATGGGGTGCAATGATTGATGAAGACTTGGGCAAAACCGTTAGGGCAATGGTTATAATGACCGGAGTCAACTCCCCTCACATTTTAAGCGGTGAAGTTAACGCGCTTCAAGACAGCAACAGAATTCTTATGCCCACAGATACCCTAAGGATGATCACGAAGGATACCAAGCTTGAAAGGATCTTCGAGAGGACGATGAAAAGTGAAAAATCTAAACCACCCGTAAATGAAGATGTAGAAAGGATCTTTAGAGATATTTACCAGTTTTGA
- a CDS encoding ribbon-helix-helix domain-containing protein produces the protein MTKMKIISVQIPQGLLNAIDTLVKRGVYPNRSEVIREAIRELIKKELYKLETEERTTPEYILE, from the coding sequence ATGACAAAGATGAAAATAATTAGCGTGCAGATACCGCAAGGTCTTCTGAATGCTATTGATACCCTCGTAAAGAGGGGGGTTTATCCCAATAGAAGTGAGGTTATAAGAGAAGCTATCAGGGAGCTGATAAAGAAAGAGCTCTACAAACTTGAGACAGAAGAAAGAACAACTCCTGAGTACATACTCGAATAA